A window of the Torulaspora globosa chromosome 6, complete sequence genome harbors these coding sequences:
- the SDH6 gene encoding Sdh6p (ancestral locus Anc_5.454) — protein sequence MRDQIYMVTQNMVRRLSGLQKEVLHLYRACLRVAHTKPKANQAHFVQYTRQEFGKYKDLPKKDFTTIEHLLRVGRKRMESYSRSELKDIH from the coding sequence ATGAGGGATCAAATCTATATGGTCACTCAAAATATGGTCAGAAGATTAAGTGGTCTACAGAAAGAAGTGCTTCATCTTTACAGAGCATGTCTTAGGGTTGCACATACAAAGCCAAAGGCAAATCAAGCTCACTTTGTGCAGTATACTCGCCAGGAATTTGGGAAATACAAGGACCTGCCTAAGAAAGACTTCACGACCATTGAGCATCTGCTGAGAGTTGGTCGCAAGAGAATGGAATCTTATTCACGATCCGAATTAAAAGACATCCACTGA
- the ARO10 gene encoding phenylpyruvate decarboxylase ARO10 (ancestral locus Anc_5.456) — protein sequence MTPVTHDLVHATQNAFGTGSLAAQIPFGLYVFKRLLSVGVKSIFGVPGDYNLRLLEHMYDDSLRDSNGGTLEWVGCCNELNAAYAADGYSRYTNGIGSVITTFGVGELGAISGLAGACSEDVKVLHIVGIVDYEISNQNPEMRLRNVHHLVPRLNDSNFVGPDYRIYSEMVRDKIACSAEYLDDLSTACDKVDKVIEDIYKYSKPGYIFVPCTFVDQLVSSRNLVERPTITLQDSVTKTSPDEARKLTNKILDLLYRSSTPAIVGDVFCDRYGLTKELNDFINRTGIVSFSSVMGKSVVDESSPLYMGLYSGKGHVGSVIEKFLSCDLVLHFGIEKNEINYGNYSYTYKPDAKVVELHPAYVRFYDHLSKEEEIYRNVNFVDILRLLGEKIEVPRLSLHYDSKFTPYNPDDLKLDEIDFGNDETSDITQVYLQKHLPGSLNPGDVLISDTGSFQFSIRDFKLPSQVKYIAQSIYLSIGMALPAALGVAKGMKDYPNLHILDYGKIEPGYQPRLILLEGDGAAQMTAQELSTIVRHQLPMEIFLWNNNGYTIERVIEGPTRAYNDIAPWKWTKLLEVFGDFDGKLSRSSTLETRSQLLKKLSELKSRYSKNRKGIDFMEVRLATMDVPSQLSGLVKDLMKR from the coding sequence ATGACACCTGTTACTCACGATTTAGTTCATGCGACACAAAACGCTTTTGGGACCGGGAGCCTGGCGGCTCAGATCCCATTTGGTCTTTatgttttcaaaagactgtTGTCTGTTGGTGTGAAATCGATTTTTGGGGTGCCTGGGGACTATAACTTGAGGCTCCTGGAACATATGTATGACGATTCGCTGAGGGATAGTAATGGCGGTACGCTGGAATGGGTCGGATGCTGCAATGAGTTGAATGCGGCTTATGCGGCAGATGGCTACTCAAGATATACTAACGGGATCGGTAGTGTTATCACTACGTTTGGCGTAGGAGAGCTTGGAGCCATCAGCGGGTTGGCCGGTGCTTGTTCAGAGGACGTGAAAGTTTTACATATTGTTGGTATTGTCGATTACGAAATTTCAAACCAGAATCCCGAGATGAGATTGCGTAACGTTCACCACCTTGTGCCCCGGCTCAATGATTCTAACTTTGTCGGTCCCGATTACCGTATTTATTCTGAGATGGTGAGAGATAAAATTGCCTGTTCAGCGGAATACTTGGATGATTTAAGTACTGCCTGTGATAAAGTCGATAAAGTCATCGAGGATATCTATAAGTACTCGAAACCCGGTTATATTTTTGTGCCATGTACCTTTGTGGATCAATTAGtcagttcaagaaatctaGTGGAAAGGCCTACTATTACTTTACAAGACTCTGTGACGAAGACTTCTCCTGATGAGGCGCGAAAATTGACAAATAAGATCTTGGATTTGTTGTATCGAAGCTCAACACCAGCAATAGTCGGTGACGTTTTCTGTGATCGGTATGGTTTGACcaaggaattgaacgaTTTCATAAATCGTACTGGGATTGTTAGTTTTTCCTCTGTTATGGGCAAATCTGTCGTTGACGAAAGCAGTCCCCTTTATATGGGACTTTACAGTGGAAAAGGTCATGTCGGTTCAGTGATTGAAAAGTTTTTATCCTGTGATTTGGTTTTACACTTTGGTATAGAGAAAAACGAAATTAACTATGGAAATTACTCCTACACCTACAAGCCAGATGCAAAAGTCGTTGAATTACATCCCGCTTATGTTAGATTTTATGACCATCTAAgcaaagaggaagagatctACAGGAATGTGAATTTCGTTGATATTTTGAGACTATTAGGTGAAAAGATTGAAGTCCCAAGATTGTCCCTCCACTATGACTCAAAATTCACGCCATATAATCCTGATGATTTGAAACTTGATGAAATAGATTTCGGTAATGACGAAACAAGTGACATCACTCAAGTCTATCTGCAGAAACATTTGCCCGGATCTTTAAATCCCGGTGACGTTTTGATCTCGGACACGGGTTCCTTCCAATTCTCTATTCGCGATTTTAAGCTGCCAAGCCAGGTCAAATATATTGCCCAGAGCATATATCTATCCATTGGAATGGCTTTACCTGCGGCTCTTGGTGTTGCCAAAGGTATGAAGGATTATCCAAATCTTCACATCTTGGACTATGGAAAGATTGAACCTGGTTACCAACCGAGATTAATTCTCCTTGAAGGTGATGGCGCCGCACAAATGACAGCTCAAGAGTTATCCACAATTGTGCGCCATCAACTCCCTATGGAAATTTTCCTATGGAATAACAATGGCTATACTATTGAAAGAGTCATAGAAGGTCCAACAAGAGCGTACAATGATATTGCTCCCTGGAAATGGACCAAATTATTGGAGGTCTTTGGTGATTTTGATGGTAAGCTCTCAAGGAGCTCGACCCTTGAAACCCGCTCgcaattgttgaagaagctttccGAGCTAAAATCAAGATACTCAAAGAACAGGAAGGGTATAGATTTTATGGAAGTCAGATTGGCGACGATGGATGTTCCAAGTCAACTAAGTGGGCTGGTAAAGGATCTGATGAAAAGATAG
- the ADE2 gene encoding phosphoribosylaminoimidazole carboxylase ADE2 (ancestral locus Anc_5.455) — translation MDSRTIGILGGGQLGRMIVEAANRLNVKTVVLDAAGSPAKQINSVGEHVDGSFTNPDDIEKIAAKCDVLTVEIEHVDVATLKGLQKKFPDLKIYPSPETIELIQDKYLQKEHLIKNKIAVTESVSVDTPSVNTLAGVGEKLGYPFMLKSKTLAYDGRGNFIVKSEKTIPEALEFLKDRPLYAEKWAPFKKELAVMIVRSIDGRVFSYPTVETVHKDNICFVCYAPARVPDSIQLKAKLLAENAVRAFPGCGIFGVEMFYLENGELLINEIAPRPHNSGHYTIDACVTSQFEAHVRAVLDLPMPKNFSSMATSTTNAIMLNILGDEKEKNRELQICKRALETPGASVYLYGKESRPKRKMGHVNVVTSSMEECERRMSYVVGKIKDLPKISAASKIDHEAEKIPLVGVIMGSDSDLPVMSAACDVLKQFEVPFEVTIVSAHRTPHRMSKYAIEASQRGIKAIIAGAGGAAHLPGMVAAMTPLPVIGVPVKGSCLDGVDSLHSIVQMPRGVPVATVAINNSTNAALLAIRLIGAFDASLHHKMQHFLLRQETDVLEKAAKLESEGYKKYLDSK, via the coding sequence ATGGACTCAAGGACTATTGGTATTCTGGGTGGTGGCCAGCTGGGCCGTATGATTGTAGAGGCTGCCAACCGATTGAATGTGAAAACGGTGGTTTTGGATGCAGCAGGGTCTCCAGCTAAGCAAATTAACAGTGTTGGGGAACACGTTGACGGATCCTTTACGAACCCGGATGATATTGAGAAGATTGCAGCTAAGTGTGATGTGCTTACTGTGGAAATTGAACATGTGGACGTGGCTACGTTGAAGGgtttgcagaagaaattccctgatttgaagatctaCCCATCTCCGGAGACTATTGAACTAATCCAGGATAAGTATTTGCAAAAAGAGCATCTAATCAAGAATAAGATTGCTGTGACGGAAAGTGTATCAGTTGACACGCCAAGCGTCAACACTCTCGCTGGAGTGGGTGAGAAGCTTGGATATCCGTTCATGTTGAAATCCAAGACTTTGGCGTATGACGGCAGAGGCAACTTTATTGTGAAGAGCGAAAAGACGATCCCTGAAGCGTtggagttcttgaaggaccGTCCTTTGTACGCGGAAAAATGGGCGCCTTTTAAGAAGGAGCTGGCCGTTATGATCGTGCGCTCCATTGATGGCCGTGTGTTTTCGTATCCGACCGTTGAAACGGTTCACAAGGATAACATCTGCTTTGTGTGCTACGCCCCGGCAAGGGTGCCAGACTCTATTCAGTTGAAAGCGAAGCTGCTTGCTGAAAATGCTGTGAGAGCTTTCCCCGGTTGTGGTATCTTTGGGGTCGAGATGTTTTACTTGGAGAACGGCGAATTGTTGATCAACGAGATTGCTCCAAGGCCCCACAATTCCGGCCATTACACGATCGATGCGTGCGTGACCTCACAGTTTGAAGCTCATGTAAGGGCCGTTCTGGATCTACCAATGCCTAAGAACTTCTCATCAATGGCAACCTCTACCACCAATGCCATCATGCTCAACATTCTCGGTGacgagaaggagaagaataGAGAACTGCAGATTTGCAAGCGTGCTCTCGAGACCCCAGGTGCGTCCGTCTATCTCTACGGGAAAGAGTCCAGgccaaagaggaagatggGCCACGTCAACGTCGTAACGTCTTCTATGGAAGAGtgtgaaagaagaatgtCCTATGTCGTCGGCAAAATTAAAGATTTGCCAAAGATCTCGGCCGCCTCGAAGATAGACCACGAAGCTGAGAAGATTCCACTGGTTGGTGTTATAATGGGCTCAGATTCAGATTTACCCGTTATGTCTGCGGCTTGCGATGTGTTGAAACAATTCGAAGTGCCATTCGAGGTAACCATCGTGTCGGCTCACAGAACTCCTCATAGAATGAGCAAGTATGCCATTGAAGCTTCTCAGCGTGGTATCAAAGCCATAATTGCTGGTGCTGGGGGCGCCGCTCATCTGCCCGGCATGGTTGCGGCAATGACTCCATTGCCAGTCATCGGTGTTCCCGTGAAAGGCTCTTGTTTGGACGGTGTCGACTCTCTTCATTCCATCGTTCAAATGCCTAGAGGCGTCCCTGTGGCAACCGTCGCTATAAACAATAGCACGAACGCAGCGCTGCTGGCTATCCGTCTCATTGGTGCATTCGACGCTTCGTTGCATCACAAGATGCAGCATTTCTTGCTGAGACAGGAAACAGATGTTCTCGAGAAGGCCGCCAAGCTCGAGAGCGAAGGCTACAAGAAGTATCTTGATTCTAAGTAG
- a CDS encoding uncharacterized protein (ancestral locus Anc_1.371) gives MLPRTRAVFTVICGFQFAAMAFLVIACITAPVFKQIGLSKYQGTTYGVFGYCQSDKGCSKAAATYDPFEVGSGSNGDWTLGTTPRKRLGKILIVTPVAAGLNFISLVSTLLAFAIGLLRDSTSGILFTLNLAMTALAFAASALVCVVTFLLFYPHVTWCSWLLIPAAVLPLIAIPLVFVAHSSGRRAGHGESDDDLTGIVQHDAILDSEFDSPSRKNGSYRELNNTSDSLLEKPLILPSYDNLHKQESVVRTDTDTTAHSTVEKDPYEIQAETKSQTAFSAINGPSGQVRPPVSLSMASSEYSNNYPQSQLQKEPRDVLEDIIKDSLSKDELAESHVRSVSDNGSDFTSISQRAARQQPAGPRPFPSQQQNMPPNVRSAGPDPTEMLLQNNPNFLHPNTRRMQPPVHNQQPNHFPQHPHRPRHPNSYGGFQNSVPTPVAPSTSTHYKPAYKRVGARNNMMPPASSMNGNNPYQFR, from the coding sequence ATGTTACCAAGAACGCGAGCTGTTTTTACCGTAATATGTGGGTTCCAATTTGCAGCGATGGCTTTTCTGGTGATTGCGTGCATTACTGCTCCGGTGTTTAAACAGATAGGACTTTCCAAGTACCAGGGAACGACTTATGGGGTGTTTGGATATTGTCAGTCAGATAAGGGTTGTTCCAAGGCGGCTGCTACTTATGATCCTTTCGAAGTGGGCAGCGGTTCGAATGGGGACTGGACGTTAGGAACGACTCCAAGGAAACGGTTGGGAAAGATTCTTATTGTGACGCCGGTTGCCGCGGGTTTGAACTTTATTTCATTGGTGTCGACGCTATTGGCGTTTGCTATTGGGTTGTTGCGCGATTCTACTTCTGGGATTCTGTTCACTTTGAATTTGGCTATGACCGCGCTGGCGTTTGCTGCGTCTGCCCTGGTGTGTGTCGTGACATTTCTGTTATTTTATCCTCATGTCACTTGGTGTTCTTGGCTGCTGATTCCAGCAGCAGTTCTCCCTTTGATTGCCATTCCTCTGGTGTTCGTGGCACATTCTTCTGGCAGAAGAGCTGGCCATGGGGAGAGTGACGACGACTTGACGGGGATTGTACAGCACGATGCTATCCTGGACAGCGAGTTTGACTCCCCAAGCAGGAAAAATGGTTCTTACAGAGAATTGAATAACACAAGCGATtctttgctggaaaaacCGCTGATCTTGCCGTCGTATGACAATCTCCATAAGCAAGAGTCGGTGGTCAGGACCGATACCGACACTACTGCCCACTCAACTGTCGAGAAGGATCCATACGAGATACAAGCGGAGACGAAGTCTCAGACGGCTTTCTCCGCCATCAACGGTCCAAGCGGGCAGGTTCGACCACCGGTATCGCTATCGATGGCTTCGTCTGAATACTCGAATAACTACCCTCAAAGCCAACTTCAAAAGGAGCCTCGCGACGTTTTGGAAGATATTATAAAAGATTCTCTGTCCAAGGATGAACTGGCAGAAAGTCATGTTCGTTCGGTGAGCGATAATGGTTCAGACTTCACCTCGATCTCCCAAAGAGCTGCCCGTCAGCAGCCGGCTGGTCCCAGACCTTTCCCATCACAACAACAGAATATGCCACCTAACGTGAGATCTGCTGGTCCGGATCCTACCGAgatgcttcttcagaacAATCCAAACTTTCTGCACCCAAATACTAGACGGATGCAGCCTCCTGTTCACAACCAACAACCAAACCACTTCCCGCAGCATCCACATCGGCCAAGGCATCCTAACAGCTACGGCGGATTTCAAAATAGCGTTCCCACACCTGTGGCGCCTTCGACGTCGACGCATTATAAGCCTGCGTACAAGAGGGTCGGTGCCAGAAATAACATGATGCCTCCTGCCTCATCGATGAACGGCAATAATCCGTACCAGTTTAGATAG
- the TLG2 gene encoding t-SNARE syntaxin TLG2 (ancestral locus Anc_1.372) codes for MNSAETNTFKRQRKSMMFRDRTNLFLSYRRTFPHNARFSIRSNDGKTNPFLDEVEDEEAFPMVDMSDANKGDVLPPRFVDLTQEVVDNLDQVERLMKQLNGLYRKNSLPGFEDKSHDEKEIEQLSYQIIQLFQRCYNVIKKLQHIFDSQTMDGKRLQRGELIILDNMRKRYAQQIQSESNKFRVLQNNYLKFLNKDDLKPIFPKNDDPSQLLIEEEETATKGSQDIEAYSRQTLRRQMDNKQQTNQRFLQERDEEITQLAKGVLEVSTIFREMQNLIIDQGTIVDRIDYNIENTVIHLKGANRELDKATHYQKRSQKCRLILLLSLCVIALFFIVMLKPHSSGGNHSSSPATTSPGDSTTRPENMDPVGVTDDKLQKRFIDIVIK; via the coding sequence ATGAACTCAGCAGAGACCAACACCTTCAAAAGACAaaggaaatcgatgatGTTCAGAGATAGGACCAatctgtttctttcttaCAGAAGAACTTTCCCTCATAATGCCAGGTTCAGTATAAGGTCCAACGATGGTAAGACGAACCCGTTTCTGGACGAGGTagaggatgaagaggcgTTTCCCATGGTGGATATGTCAGATGCCAACAAGGGAGATGTGTTGCCCCCCAGATTCGTTGACCTGACGCAGGAGGTTGTCGATAATTTGGACCAAGTCGAAAGGTTaatgaagcaattgaacGGTTTGTACAGAAAGAACTCACTTCCGGGCTTTGAGGATAAGTCTCATGATGAAAAGGAGATCGAACAGCTGAGCTACCAGATCATCCAGCTGTTTCAGAGGTGCTACAATGttatcaagaagctgcagcaTATATTCGATAGCCAGACGATGGATGGCAAGCGGCTGCAACGCGGTGAACTGATCATACTGGATAAcatgaggaagagatacGCTCAACAGATCCAATCAGAGAGTAATAAGTTTCGAGTATTACAGAACAATTATCTCAAGTTCCTGAACAAGGATGATTTGAAACCCATTTTCCCCAAGAACGACGATCCGTCGCAGTTACTGAtcgaagaggaagagacGGCCACGAAGGGTAGCCAGGATATTGAAGCATACTCCAGACAAACTCTACGGCGCCAGATGGATAATAAGCAGCAGACTAATCAGAGATTCCTCCAGGAAAGAGACGAAGAAATTACGCAACTTGCGAAAGGTGTGCTAGAAGTGAGTACAATCTTCAGAGAGATGCAGAACTTGATCATAGATCAGGGGACAATAGTCGACAGGATCGATTACAACATTGAAAACACGGTCATACACTTGAAGGGGGCTAACCGAGAATTGGACAAGGCAACACACTATCAGAAAAGAAGCCAGAAATGCAGGCTCATTCTTTTACTGTCGCTGTGCGTTATCGCTCTGTTTTTCATCGTGATGTTGAAGCCGCACAGTAGTGGTGGTAACCACAGCTCTTCACCAGCAACGACGAGCCCTGGAGACTCAACTACGAGGCCTGAAAACATGGATCCCGTGGGGGTCACTGATGATAAATTACAGAAACGTTTTATAGACATAGTTATCAAGTAG
- the AFI1 gene encoding Afi1p (ancestral locus Anc_5.457) — MNLIPGCELSGRSVFYLLSGEFDNKYGPTISCQYPRDIPGFGSVSGDRDIDSASSLASLLIPTNAEHRTLSAPDSNVFTLFLNQHSRNYQLLPSFGMVTMETDVKDPLRLNFVNVVKTLRDENNSRGAKIRSIALGTTLGNVEALKPFLTEALVHIMHASDVNEIKEVLMSCFQALNGLDLCTVETSLHKNPIQQTLCSVRRKSLLQRLLSDDTQLGRDILKILDLGSGDKFGNKIELKKGKLLLHFKHSSVQSPFENLIQKPIEMSLFSYTASHIKIGNLLVFRFLQKLIPALAKLSSSDYSFRIIVNSHKLPKEQICQFVVTLSQLMGCFSEAEGTQYYDGANVLILPYAEVSMIKSIKEFFTTCDVANLFTIIGTANPIFRHHKYLWDYYYDIDEDVLEASSDNVVNNQNSLWDSNLLKKLLPKSINDAASLHAVEFDRMGLLAAFVSLINDLKPNEENILSTLRKINVLQIQSQLREFRVDETSLCSRYVTGFRDFVKFNHLFTQESLTVIQQFSNLDHLISNLYDAAQSLRRRQELLSQLLDLLNEVISFIEKSQERLTIFLSIALDYSPFQSLSEGNLIVRDFSTTNLRHEVAETLKKNKSWISVIDNSDTRGLFETFAKERALDLLSMTLLLNSDIHKTRVTKSTNLDGASVDSLSISSSSSGNSNVETRRPRSMSLKWIKSLHLHKSSDNFVEESTTPWLDTSSVSSSPGRFTSTKSSNAESMSSLSSISSSSSRKVSYKSFRQKTENIKRLATEIILRIKSHPIGTFLINEEMSSFGQTLFQVSEVEFMPSS; from the coding sequence ATGAATCTGATACCAGGGTGTGAGTTATCGGGCAGAAGTGTTTTCTACCTTTTGAGCGGTGAGTTTGATAACAAGTATGGCCCAACTATTTCGTGTCAATACCCTCGAGACATACCGGGCTTCGGCTCTGTGTCGGGAGATCGAGACATTGATAGTGCTTCCTCGTTGGCAAGCTTGCTGATCCCTACTAACGCGGAGCATCGAACGCTTAGTGCGCCGGACAGCAATGTGTTTACACTGTTCTTGAATCAGCACAGCAGGAATTACCAGTTGCTGCCGTCGTTCGGTATGGTAACTATGGAAACGGACGTCAAGGATCCTCTGAGACTTAACTTCGTGAATGTGGTCAAAACATTGAGAGATGAAAACAACTCAAGGGGGGCAAAAATACGGTCGATTGCCTTGGGAACAACATTGGGGAATGTCGAGGCTTTAAAACCATTTCTAACCGAGGCTCTGGTGCATATAATGCATGCGAGCGACGTGAACGAAATAAAAGAGGTGTTGATGAGTTGTTTTCAGGCTCTGAATGGATTGGATCTCTGCACCGTCGAAACGAGTCTCCACAAAAATCCCATCCAGCAAACATTATGTTCGGTACGAAGAAAGAGTTTGCTGCAAAGACTACTTAGCGATGACACACAGCTTGGTAGAGATATTCTCAAGATACTCGATCTCGGATCTGGCGACAAATTTGGAAATAAGATCGAGCTTAAGAAAGGGAAGCTACTACTGCACTTCAAACACAGCTCAGTCCAAAGTCCGTTTGAAAACTTGATTCAGAAGCCGATTGAGATGAGTCTTTTCAGTTACACAGCATCGCATATTAAAATTGGCAATTTACTGGTGTTTCGCTTCTTACAGAAACTAATCCCGGCGCTTGCGAAATTGTCTTCAAGCGATTATTCATTCAGAATAATTGTCAATTCACATAAGTTACCCAAGGAGCAAATCTGTCAATTCGTAGTCACTTTATCTCAACTGATGGGGTGCTTCAGCGAGGCAGAAGGAACGCAATACTACGATGGCGCAAACGTGCTTATTCTACCGTACGCAGAAGTTTCCATGATAAAGAGCATAAAAGAATTTTTCACAACATGCGACGTTGCAAATCTGTTCACCATCATCGGTACGGCTAATCCTATCTTCCGTCATCACAAGTATTTGTGGGATTACTACTatgatattgatgaagacgtGTTGGAGGCTTCGAGTGACAACGTCGTCAATAACCAGAACAGTCTGTGGGACAGCAATCTTTTAAAAAAACTTTTGCCAAAAAGTATCAACGACGCAGCTTCTTTGCATGCTGTCGAATTCGACAGGATGGGATTACTGGCTGCATTTGTGAGCCTCATCAATGACTTGAAGCCGAACGAGGAGAATATTCTATCTACCTTGAGAAAAATCAACGTACTACAAATTCAAAGTCAATTGAGGGAGTTTAGGGTTGACGAAACCAGCTTGTGCTCGAGATATGTGACTGGATTCAGAGACTTTGTCAAGTTCAATCATTTATTTACACAAGAATCATTGACTGTTATACAGCAATTTTCAAATTTGGACCATCTTATATCGAATCTCTACGATGCTGCCCAGTCTCTGAGGAGGAGGCAAGAATTGCTTTCGCAGTTACTGGATCTGCTAAACGAAGtcatctccttcatcgaaaagagCCAGGAGAGATTGACCATCTTTTTGAGTATTGCACTAGACTACTCACCATTTCAATCACTTTCTGAGGGAAATCTCATAGTTAGGGATTTTTCGACCACTAACTTGCGTCATGAGGTAGCAGAGACcctcaagaagaacaaatcATGGATCTCTGTTATCGACAATAGCGATACCAGGGGCCTTTTCGAGACATTCGCCAAGGAGCGGGCTTTGGATTTGCTCTCGATGACTCTCTTATTGAACTCCGATATTCACAAAACCAGAGTGACGAAATCTACAAACCTCGACGGAGCCTCTGTCGACTCATTATCaatctccagctccagTAGCGGGAATAGCAATGTGGAGACAAGAAGGCCACGTTCAATGAGCCTGAAGTGGATAAAAAGCCTTCACCTTCACAAAAGTAGCGATaactttgttgaagagtCAACTACTCCATGGTTAGACACGTCTTCCGTTTCATCTTCGCCTGGAAGATTTACTTCTACAAAGAGCAGCAATGCAGAGTCTATGTCATCTCTCTCCTCTATatcgtcctcatcctcgCGGAAGGTCAGTTATAAGAGCTTTCGCCAAAAGACCGAAAACATTAAGAGGTTGGCTACGGAAATCATATTGAGGATCAAAAGCCACCCCATTGGtactttcttgatcaacgaAGAGATGAGCTCATTCGGTCAAACACTATTCCAAGTTTCAGAAGTTGAGTTCATGCCAAGCTCATAG